From one Colletotrichum destructivum chromosome 3, complete sequence genomic stretch:
- a CDS encoding Putative hem peroxidase, carbohydrate-binding WSC, hem peroxidase superfamily, which yields MRVNPSLFLSLLGLACQVQADPTWPSDVDELEEIMYQTFNARSRKFADSVFPCNKGISGTGRQTAAEWLRTAFHDMAPANKGAGVGGLDASIQYELATTSTGENTGPAFASSLTFFAPYLTRKSSMSDLIALGVYTSVLSCGGPSIALRSGRIDAAVRGAIGVPQPGNAISIFRTQFDRMGFTPQEMVQVTACGHTIGGVHSAENPTIVPVGTFANGMAPMDTTAGVFDSKIVTEYLDGTTTNPLVFTIGTARNMNSDFKVFNSDNATMRAMADNAVFKSVCKTMFEKMIDTVPSGVALSDAIKPYTVKPVELQLSLASPSTMQLKGYIRVRTTDIPLGDIAGLTVNYKTRDGSSTCGSGNCVFTLSVLGISRGLEDNFAWFPITQTFPVSTGISSFTITINKNDGSSTLFNNNGNGYPLQDGIFLQQPQSCLLQTTGDATFVAAVRNDRASLPVRVEISYKTKRTNSVVPLLSKMTIDMVKGDCRGSYTFFTVTTNIPGGLSFESTMEFISGEGASALVDSFKKADPIGGTCAAWSGGSGTCNGVAVSSTATPTTSSASRTSSTVPTVTLHHRETMGGYKLVSCWTEASGGRALTGAAFAYDGMTLDSCMANCTGFDYWGTEYGRECYCGNSLAASTTSAPLSDCSMQCSGDSTQYCGAGNRIELYSTTATRSSSSTPAPTATLAHINTVGKYSFMGCHTEADGGRALQAAQTAGDDMTLEKCAAFCSDYTFFGTEYGRECYCGNELQATSKAAPLSECNMKCAGNPYQYCGDGNRLELFKVSSSSSTAVTSTSSATPTSSSVTSFSAQAETQSSTSTAPTTGSSHLSSSSEHPSEVVTTTSSTSSLPHFTSAASESSSSHAEPSSSLTTSSPTTSSAPSSSSIVPSSTRTSSSTSTVPTLAHKPTVSPYTLVGCWTEGNGVRALSQKNYASGDNMTLEYCASYCSDYKYFGTEYSSECFCGNSLAPSSAEAPLADCGMTCSGNQYEYCGGGNRLTLYRSDKQVTDPTQPATAGAYKFLGCRTEPAQGGRALDAKATASDKMTNEACAAFCDGYSYFGTEYGGECYCGNTLPVTSLEAPASDCSMICTGSTTEYCGNGNRLSVYKK from the exons ATGAGGGTGAACCCTTCTCTATTTCTCAGCCTCCTGGGCCTGGCATGCCAGGTCCAGGCCGATCCGACTTGGCCTTCagatgtcgacgagctggaggagatCATGTATCAGACGTTCAACGCCAGATCACGAAAGTTTGCCGACTCAGTCTTTCCTTGCAACAAGGGAATATCCGGCACAGGCCGTCAAACTGCTGCCGAATGGCTGAGAACCGCCTTTCACGACATGGCGCCCGCCAACAAGGGCGCAGGCGTAGGAGGCTTGGATGCGTCTATTCAGTATGAGCTGGCAACTACGTCCACCGGAGAGAATACCGGCCCTGCCTTCGCGTCTTCGTTGACCTTCTTTGCGCCCTACCTGACCCGCAAGAGCAGTATGTCGGATCTGATCGCCCTCGGAGTGTACACCTCTGTGCTGTCCTGCGGCGGCCCATCGATCGCCTTGCGTTCTGGTCGCATCGATGCGGCCGTGAGAGGCGCCATCGGCGTGCCGCAGCCCGGTAACGCCATTTCCATCTTCCGGACACAGTTTGACCGCATGGGGTTCACGCCCCAGGAGATGGTCCAGGTGACGGCCTGCGGTCACACCATTGGCGGTGTGCATTCGGCTGAGAATCCAACCATCGTCCCCGTCGGCACTTTTGCGAACGGCATGGCACCTATGGACACGACAGCCGGCGTTTTCGACAGCAAGATCGTTACCGAGTATCTCGACGGCACCACCACGAATCCGCTCGTCTTCACCATAGGCACCGCCCGAAATATGAATTCTGACTTCAAGGTTTTTAACTCGGATAATGCGACGATGCGTGCCATGGCCGATAACGCTGTCTTCAAATCCGTTTGCAAAACGATGTTCGAGAAGATGATCGACACCGTGCCGTCTGGCGTCGCCCTCAGCGATGCTATCAAGCCCTATACGGTCAAGCCGGTCGAGCTCCAGCTCTCCCTTGCCTCTCCTTCCACCATGCAGCTCAAGGGATACATCCGCGTTCGAACGACCGACATACCGCTGGGTGACATTGCGGGCCTGACAGTAAACTACAAGACCAGGGACGGGAGCTCTACCTGCGGATCCGGCAATTGCGTCTTCACGCTCTCGGTCCTAGGCATTTCCCGAGGCCTGGAAGACAACTTCGCCTGGTTTCCAATTACTCAGACCTTTCCCGTCAGCACGGGTATCTCCTCTttcaccatcaccatcaacaaGAATGACGGCTCGAGCACTCTtttcaacaacaacggcaacggGTACCCCTTGCAGGATGGCATCTTTCTCCAACAGCCCCAGAGCTGCCTCCTGCAGACGACTGGTGACGCCACCTTTGTCGCTGCAGTCCGCAATGACCGAGCATCCCTTCCGGTGAGGGTGGAGATCTCATACAAGACGAAGCGCACGAACAGTGTTGTGCCCCTATTGAGCAAGATGACCATCGACATGGTCAAGGGGGACTGTCGAGGCAGCTACACTTTCTtcaccgtcaccaccaaTATCCCCGGCGGTCTCAGCTTCGAGTCGACCATGGAATTCATCAGTGGAGAAGGCGCCTCCGCCTTGGTCGACTCTTTCAAGAAGGCCGACCCCATCGGAGGCACCTGCGCAGCGTGGTCGGGAGGATCCGGCACTTGcaacggcgtcgccgttTCCTCTACCGCAACaccgacgacctcgtcagCCTCTCGCACATCCAGCACTGTTCCCACCGTCACTCTCCATCATCGGGAGACTATGGGTGGGTACAAGCTCGTTTCCTGCTGGACCGAGGCCTCTGGTGGCCGCGCcctcaccggcgccgccttcgctTACGACGGCATGACGCTGGACAGTTGCATGGCGAACTGCACCGGATTCGACTACTGGGGTACCGAGTATGGGCGCGAATGCTACTGTGGCAACTCCTTGGCTGCCTCTACCACTTCGGCTCCTTTGAGCGACTGCAGCATGCAATGCTCCGGCGATTCGACGCAGTACTGCGGAGCTGGCAACCGTATCGAGCTGTACTCGACCACGGCCACTCGCAGTagcagctcgacgccggcgccgacagcaACTCTTGCCCATATCAACACCGTCGGCAAGTATTCGTTCATGGGCTGCCACACAGAGGCCGATGGTGGCCGTGCTCTACAGGCTGCTCAGACCGCTGGCGACGACATGACGCTCGAGAAGTGTGCCGCATTCTGCTCCGACTACACCTTCTTTGGCACCGAGTATGGTCGCGAAT GTTACTGTGGCAACGAACTGCAGGCTACCAGTAAGGCCGCTCCTCTCAGCGAGTGCAACATGAAGTGCGCCGGCAACCCGTACCAGTactgcggcgacggcaaccgTCTCGAGCTCTTCAAAGTAAGCAGCTCTTCTTCTACCGCTGtcacgtcgacgtcgtccgcgaCACCCACATCTAGCTCTGTGACCTCTTTCAGTGCCCAGGCAGAGACGCAGTCTTCAACCTCTACAGCACCAACAACCGGCTCATCGCATctctcgagctcgtcggaGCACCCTTCTGAagtcgtcaccaccacctcatCTACCAGCTCATTGCCGCATTTCACCTCTGCGGCTTCTGAATCATCAAGTAGCCACGCCGAGCCTTCTAGCAGCTTAACCACGAGCTCACCCACTACTTCCTcggccccatcgtcgtccagcaTTGTGCCTTCCAGCACCAGGACCTCAAGTTCGACGAGCACCGTCCCCACGCTGGCTCACAAGCCCACCGTTTCTCCTTACACCTTGGTGGGCTGTTGGACAGAAGGCAACGGCGTGCGTGCATTGAGCCAAAAGAACTACGCTTCCGGAGACAACATGACACTGGAGTACTGCGCATCCTACTGTTCAGACTACAAATACTTTGGAACTGAATACAGCAGCGAATGCTTCTGCGGCAACTCCCTCGCCCCGTCCAGTGCAGAGGCCCCCCTGGCCGACTGCGGCATGACCTGCAGCGGCAACCAGTACGAATACTGCGGCGGAGGCAATAGGCTGACCTTGTACCGATCCGACAAACAAGTGACCGATCCCACCCAGCCGGCCACCGCTGGAGCGTACAAGTTCCTTGGCTGCCGTACGGAACCCGCGCAGGGCGGACGTGCCCTGGACGCGAAGGCCACTGCCTCGGATAAAATGACAAACGAAGCGTGTGCGGCGTTCTGTGACGGCTACAGCTACTTCGGTACAGAATACGGCGGCGAATGCTACTGTGGCAACACGCTGCCTGTGACCTCCCTCGAAGCGCCGGCGAGCGACTGCAGCATGATTTGCACAGGATCGACCACCGAGTATTGCGGTAATGGCAATCGCCTATCGGTGTATAAGAAGTGA
- a CDS encoding Putative carbohydrate/purine kinase, PfkB, carbohydrate kinase PfkB, ribokinase, with the protein MDHLILVGACYVDTVMSVPHFPEEDSKLRASSLRVRRGGNCPNTVEVLQQLIAEDPPKSPPSRPLRMHLVSPLPERQSHATAQIVASLCPTTGDASQPKDEDDVPPAVSFDHCLFREGHQAPASSYILRSEAAGTRTIVNHNSLPEMTADEFLRVAEAFKGRGRTWWHFEGRIPETTLKCIRLLRRVLDDVTISVEVEKPGRPGLRELAAEAEVVFYSKSWAEDCGYTSAEACLRSESLPQASLAISTWGSEGASCLTLKDQQLFVCPVNTPVIQVVDSVGAGDTFVAGMLYGLICQSDTWDTADKLGYAVELATLKVQREGFGGLGNDMQSRVGGGSSVSDQARRR; encoded by the exons ATGGACCACCTCATACTCGTTGGAGCGTGCTACGTCGACACGGTCATGAG CGTTCCTCACTTCCCTGAAGAAGACTCAAAGTTACGAGCATCGAGCCTGCGTGTCCGCCGGGGAGGCAACTGCCCCAACACGGTCGAAGTCCTCCAGCAGCTCATTGCCGAGGATCCGCCCAAGTCTCCCCCCTCGAGGCCCCTGCGAATGCATCTCGTCTCTCCTTTGCCGGAACGTCAATCGCATGCAACAGCCCAGATCGTTGCCTCGCTCTGTCCTACAACCGGGGACGCCTCGCAGCCtaaggacgaggacgacgtcccGCCGGCAGTCAGCTTCGATCACTGTCTCTTCCGCGAGGGCCACCAGGCGCCAGCGAGCAGCTACATCCTCCGCagcgaggcggcgggcacCCGGACCATCGTCAACCACAATAGTCTGCCCGAGATGACGGCCGACGAGTTCCtgcgcgtcgccgaggcgtTCAAGGGCCGCGGGCGTACATGGTGGCATTTCGAGGGGCGGATCCCGGAGACAACGCTCAAGTGCATTCGCCTGCTGAGGCGGGTGCTGGACGACGTGACTATcagcgtcgaggtcgagaaaCCCGGACGACCGGGGTTGAGagagctcgccgccgaggcggaggtTGTCTTCTACTCCAAAAGCTGGGCCGAG GACTGTGGGTATACATCCGCTGAAGCCTGCCTAAGGAGCGAGAGCCTACCGCAAGC ATCATTGGCAATTAGCACCTGGGGGTCCGAGGGAGCGTCGTGCCTCACCCTCAAGGATCAACAGCTGTTTGTGTGCCCGGTGAACACGCCGGTCATACAAGTTGTCGA CTCGGTAGGTGCGGGAGATACGTTCGTGGCAGGCATGCTTTACGGGCTGATATGTCAGTCCGACACTTGGGACACGGCCGACAAGTTGGGCTACGCAGTCGAACTGGCCACGCTCAAGGTCCAGCGGGAGGGGTTCGGTGGGCTGGGAAATGACATGCAAAGTCGTGTTGGCGGTGGGTCGTCCGTATCGGATCAGGCCAGGCGCCGTTGA